A stretch of the Mesorhizobium huakuii genome encodes the following:
- a CDS encoding ATP12 family chaperone protein — protein MRDILKDLEAGKYLSDPDPVRRAQIQMKTPLPKRFYKTVSVAPVEEGFAVHLDGKPVRTPGKALLALPTEAAAALVADEFASQGETINPVTMPVMRLVNTAIDGVASDPQAVLEDILRFASSDLLCYRTDAPEGLVDRQNEQWDPVIDWARATLGARFNLAEGIIHVEQPRETIAILGSHLAQRAEPLRLAAIHLMTSLTGSALLALAVDFGELDVEAAWAAGHVDEDWQIEHWGQDAEALARRAARKRDMMAAVGLLKALKA, from the coding sequence ATGCGTGACATCCTCAAAGACCTCGAAGCCGGAAAATATCTTTCCGATCCGGATCCGGTGCGTCGCGCCCAGATCCAGATGAAGACACCGCTGCCCAAGCGCTTCTACAAGACCGTTTCGGTTGCGCCGGTGGAGGAAGGTTTCGCCGTGCATCTCGACGGCAAGCCGGTGCGCACGCCGGGCAAGGCGCTGCTGGCGCTGCCGACCGAGGCGGCTGCAGCGCTGGTTGCCGACGAATTCGCCTCGCAGGGCGAGACGATCAATCCGGTGACGATGCCGGTGATGCGCCTGGTCAACACCGCCATCGACGGCGTTGCCAGCGATCCGCAGGCGGTGCTGGAGGACATACTGCGTTTTGCCTCGTCCGATCTGCTCTGCTACCGCACTGATGCGCCAGAAGGGCTGGTCGACCGGCAAAACGAGCAGTGGGATCCGGTCATCGATTGGGCGCGTGCCACACTCGGAGCCCGCTTCAACCTTGCCGAGGGGATTATCCATGTCGAGCAGCCGCGCGAGACGATCGCCATTCTTGGCAGTCATCTTGCTCAGCGCGCCGAGCCGCTGCGGCTGGCCGCCATCCACCTCATGACCTCGCTGACCGGTTCGGCGCTGCTGGCGCTGGCCGTCGATTTCGGCGAGCTCGACGTAGAGGCCGCCTGGGCGGCCGGCCATGTCGACGAGGACTGGCAGATCGAGCATTGGGGACAGGACGCCGAAGCGCTCGCGCGCCGCGCCGCCCGCAAACGCGACATGATGGCTGCCGTCGGCCTTCTCAAAGCGCTCAAGGCCTGA
- a CDS encoding P-II family nitrogen regulator: MKKIEAIIKPFKLDEVKEALQEAGLQGITVTEAKGFGRQKGHTELYRGAEYVVDFLPKVKIEVVLGDDAVEGAIEAIRKAAQTGRIGDGKIFVSNIEEVVRIRTGETGMDAV; the protein is encoded by the coding sequence ATGAAAAAGATCGAAGCGATCATCAAGCCATTCAAGCTGGACGAAGTGAAGGAAGCGCTTCAGGAGGCCGGACTGCAAGGCATCACCGTGACCGAGGCCAAGGGCTTCGGACGCCAGAAGGGCCATACCGAACTCTACCGTGGCGCCGAATATGTCGTCGATTTCCTGCCCAAGGTGAAGATCGAGGTCGTGCTCGGCGACGATGCGGTCGAAGGCGCGATCGAAGCCATCCGCAAGGCGGCCCAGACCGGCCGTATCGGTGACGGCAAGATCTTCGTCTCCAATATCGAGGAAGTCGTGCGCATCCGCACCGGCGAGACCGGAATGGACGCCGTCTGA
- a CDS encoding NAD(P)H-hydrate dehydratase, producing the protein MSDEVLSPAEMGEADRLAIAAGPLDGYGLMRRAGEAVAAVVLARYPAASRVHVLCGPGNNGGDGYVVARLLAEAGVNVAVWAEGKQKPGSDAALASEACNLPVNHLNDFHPTAGEVVVDALYGAGLSKNLSPYAQAASGISGAEKVPVVSIDLPSGVSGDTGLTKAYFEAAVTVTFVRKKHGHLLMPGRSLCGEIIVADIGIPDTIVDQLKITTFENTPDLWLRWHFPRTALDTHKYKRGHVGVFSGGPSATGAARLSAMAAARTGAGAVTVLSPANAMQVNATHLTSIMLRAVDTVADAGEFIDDKRHTAFVLGPGFGVGEKARNFALRLLKQDKAYDFERMGLFGGIVLDADGLTSFRDAPDALFDAARRVGAPSLVLTPHEGEFARLFPDIADEKKQSKLAKARAAAARANAVVVYKGADTVIAAPDGRAAINANGAPWLATAGSGDVLAGVLAGLLAQGMPPFQAASAAVWIHAEAGRRFGPGLIAEDLPMALMPVLRELIESQPDLR; encoded by the coding sequence ATGAGCGATGAAGTTCTTTCTCCGGCCGAGATGGGCGAGGCGGACCGGCTAGCAATCGCTGCCGGTCCGCTCGACGGCTATGGCCTGATGCGGCGAGCCGGCGAGGCGGTCGCTGCCGTCGTCCTGGCACGCTATCCCGCCGCTAGCCGTGTGCATGTGCTGTGCGGCCCTGGCAACAATGGCGGCGACGGTTATGTCGTGGCGCGCCTGCTGGCCGAGGCTGGCGTCAATGTCGCCGTCTGGGCGGAGGGCAAACAGAAGCCTGGAAGCGACGCGGCGCTGGCTTCCGAGGCCTGCAATCTGCCGGTCAACCATCTGAATGATTTTCATCCTACGGCAGGCGAGGTTGTCGTCGACGCGCTTTATGGCGCCGGACTTTCGAAGAACCTTTCTCCTTACGCTCAGGCGGCTTCGGGGATCAGCGGAGCGGAGAAAGTGCCAGTCGTGTCGATCGATCTGCCGTCGGGCGTGTCCGGTGACACCGGATTGACCAAGGCCTATTTCGAAGCCGCCGTGACGGTGACTTTTGTGCGGAAAAAGCATGGCCATCTGTTGATGCCCGGGCGCAGCCTGTGCGGCGAGATTATCGTTGCCGACATTGGCATACCGGATACGATCGTTGACCAGCTCAAGATCACGACGTTTGAGAACACGCCGGACCTCTGGCTGCGATGGCATTTCCCGAGAACGGCACTCGACACGCATAAATATAAACGTGGCCATGTCGGCGTCTTTTCCGGCGGACCATCGGCGACCGGTGCGGCGCGGCTGTCAGCGATGGCTGCGGCCAGAACAGGGGCAGGGGCAGTGACCGTGCTATCGCCCGCCAATGCCATGCAGGTCAACGCTACGCACCTGACCTCAATCATGCTGCGCGCGGTAGATACGGTGGCTGACGCAGGCGAATTCATCGACGACAAGCGGCATACGGCGTTCGTTCTTGGCCCCGGATTCGGAGTCGGCGAGAAAGCCCGCAATTTTGCCTTGCGATTGCTCAAACAGGATAAAGCCTATGATTTCGAACGCATGGGCTTGTTTGGAGGCATTGTGCTCGACGCCGACGGTCTGACTTCGTTCCGCGACGCTCCAGATGCTCTCTTCGACGCGGCGCGCCGTGTCGGGGCGCCGTCATTGGTGCTGACACCCCATGAGGGCGAATTCGCTAGGCTTTTTCCCGACATTGCCGATGAGAAGAAGCAGTCAAAACTTGCCAAGGCGCGTGCGGCGGCGGCGCGCGCCAATGCCGTTGTTGTCTACAAGGGCGCCGACACAGTGATCGCGGCGCCGGACGGCCGAGCAGCGATTAACGCCAATGGAGCACCCTGGCTTGCTACAGCCGGCTCCGGCGACGTGCTGGCAGGCGTTCTTGCCGGATTGCTGGCACAAGGCATGCCGCCTTTCCAAGCCGCCAGCGCCGCGGTCTGGATCCACGCTGAAGCTGGCCGCCGGTTCGGACCAGGCTTGATTGCCGAAGATCTGCCGATGGCTCTGATGCCTGTGCTGCGCGAATTGATCGAAAGCCAGCCGGACCTTCGATGA
- a CDS encoding DUF2735 domain-containing protein, protein MEVVPSRPSAKILMFPLAPRKSASNLGAKAKFAAEVASLRYTHADFDGWYHEAAVEEENQRKS, encoded by the coding sequence ATGGAAGTCGTCCCCTCCCGTCCGTCGGCAAAAATTCTGATGTTCCCTCTGGCACCGCGCAAATCTGCCTCAAATTTAGGCGCGAAGGCGAAATTCGCGGCAGAGGTCGCCTCGCTGCGTTACACGCACGCCGATTTTGACGGCTGGTATCACGAAGCAGCCGTCGAGGAAGAAAATCAGCGCAAGAGCTGA
- a CDS encoding APC family permease, producing MSTNEATTGAVDKAAPTAKGLDRALNALGTLMIVLSAVTPASSVFIIVPGVIALAGTGSFLSFVIAAVIGLFMAFVYAELSSAYPMAGGEYTMIGRTLGRFWGFVTLVLVFVSIVLIVAVIALGVGTYLGVLIPNLSPQWVGVVTIALAGTVAAMRIKLNAFVTGIFLGIEMLALLILTGLGFAHVERPLSSLFTSPQLLDGTNTLVPASAGIILAATAVSLFAYNGYGAAAYFGEETQDAKRNIGKVVVWALLITVAAELIPLTAVLLGSPDLVGLLAAPQKIEYFLEARGGHALTVLISLAIAVAIFNAVIAIILQAARLLFSSGRDKTWFGPINAAVASVHGSYASPWIATIVVSVLAAVACFIDINLLLVVSGTSLVVIYALLCVAVFAGRRNGSTAGGHYRMPLFPVPAILAFVALVYVAYQNLLDAAFGRPSLIATLLIMVVAAIYYVLVLARRTDWNLHGPDELAG from the coding sequence ATGTCTACAAACGAAGCAACAACAGGGGCGGTCGACAAGGCCGCGCCAACCGCCAAGGGACTGGACCGGGCACTCAATGCGCTGGGCACGCTGATGATCGTGCTCTCGGCGGTGACGCCGGCATCCTCGGTGTTCATCATCGTGCCGGGTGTCATCGCGCTGGCCGGCACGGGCTCATTCCTGAGTTTCGTTATCGCTGCGGTCATCGGCCTGTTCATGGCCTTCGTCTATGCCGAACTGTCGTCGGCCTATCCGATGGCCGGCGGCGAATACACCATGATCGGTCGCACGCTTGGCCGCTTCTGGGGCTTTGTCACGCTGGTGCTGGTGTTCGTCTCGATCGTGCTGATCGTCGCTGTCATCGCGCTCGGCGTCGGCACCTATCTCGGCGTGCTCATTCCCAACCTCAGCCCGCAATGGGTCGGCGTGGTGACGATCGCGCTGGCCGGTACGGTCGCGGCCATGCGCATCAAGCTCAACGCCTTTGTCACCGGCATCTTTCTCGGCATCGAGATGCTGGCGCTGCTGATCCTGACCGGTCTCGGCTTTGCTCATGTCGAGCGGCCGCTCTCCAGCCTGTTCACATCGCCGCAATTGCTCGATGGTACCAACACGCTGGTCCCGGCCTCGGCCGGCATCATCCTTGCGGCCACCGCCGTTTCGCTCTTTGCCTATAATGGCTATGGCGCCGCCGCCTATTTCGGCGAGGAGACGCAGGACGCCAAACGCAACATCGGCAAGGTCGTGGTCTGGGCGCTGTTGATCACGGTCGCCGCCGAGCTCATTCCGCTGACCGCAGTGCTGCTCGGCTCCCCGGATCTGGTGGGCCTGCTCGCAGCGCCGCAGAAGATCGAGTACTTCCTCGAGGCACGCGGCGGCCATGCGCTGACGGTGCTGATCAGCCTTGCCATCGCCGTCGCCATCTTCAACGCGGTCATCGCCATCATCCTGCAGGCGGCGCGGCTGCTGTTCAGCTCCGGCCGCGACAAGACCTGGTTCGGTCCGATCAACGCCGCGGTCGCCTCCGTCCATGGCAGCTACGCGTCACCCTGGATCGCCACCATCGTCGTATCGGTGCTGGCGGCGGTCGCCTGCTTCATCGACATCAACCTGTTGCTGGTGGTCAGCGGCACGTCGCTGGTGGTGATCTACGCGCTTCTGTGCGTGGCGGTGTTTGCCGGGCGCCGCAACGGCAGCACGGCTGGCGGGCACTACCGCATGCCACTGTTTCCTGTGCCGGCCATTCTGGCCTTCGTGGCGCTGGTCTATGTCGCCTATCAGAACCTGCTCGACGCCGCCTTCGGCCGCCCGAGCCTGATCGCCACGCTGCTGATCATGGTCGTCGCGGCGATCTATTATGTGCTGGTGCTCGCCAGGCGAACGGACTGGAATCTGCACGGCCCCGACGAGCTTGCCGGATAG
- a CDS encoding TetR/AcrR family transcriptional regulator, which translates to MGRPKTQTDRRLTLVAAAETMIARRGLAGVTLRDVANEAGMSSSALLYYYPGLKDLLDDVQRKAVERFCTLRAASVAETADPRLRLKTMIESGLPTDADDQLCRLLLELGAYSRSDASYAARHITLFERQVSIYVGILEAGAATGVFKLRAASETIARSLVVLEDGLGLHLVNVVPAVDQASAMAILTSYAELATGCSLR; encoded by the coding sequence ATGGGACGACCCAAAACCCAGACCGATCGCCGCCTCACCCTGGTCGCGGCGGCAGAAACGATGATCGCCAGGCGCGGCCTTGCCGGCGTCACGCTGCGCGACGTCGCCAATGAGGCAGGGATGAGTTCGAGCGCCCTGCTCTACTACTATCCCGGCCTGAAGGACCTGCTGGACGATGTGCAGCGCAAGGCCGTCGAGCGGTTCTGCACACTGCGCGCGGCGTCGGTCGCCGAGACCGCCGATCCGCGGCTGCGGCTGAAGACGATGATCGAAAGCGGGCTGCCGACCGACGCGGACGACCAGCTCTGCCGGCTGCTGCTCGAGCTCGGCGCCTATTCGCGCTCGGATGCGAGCTACGCCGCCCGCCACATCACGCTGTTCGAGCGGCAGGTATCGATCTATGTCGGCATTCTGGAAGCGGGTGCGGCCACCGGCGTCTTCAAACTGCGGGCTGCCAGCGAGACGATCGCACGCAGCCTGGTGGTGCTCGAGGACGGGCTGGGGCTGCATCTCGTCAACGTCGTGCCAGCGGTCGATCAAGCTTCGGCGATGGCAATCCTGACCAGCTATGCCGAGCTTGCCACCGGCTGCAGCCTTCGCTGA
- a CDS encoding DMT family transporter has product MAAAAIMVGLTFSWGLNYVAAKISYAGYDPVFLSIARSIIGGFCVFLWCRWRGIALFTRDGTLLAGIAVGVLFGIEFLCLYVGLEHTTVARNTLLVNTMPFWMLIGGHFLLGEQITMRKFLGLLLAFAGLATVFSDKLGGGDMLFGDLLSLGSGFFWAWTNILIKRSKLVEASAEKLLLYQLAGAAIVGILVLPLAGPPVRDPSLLPTLALLFQAIYIVAFTYVLWFWLLRRYPASGLSSFTFLSPVFGVLCGAIILNEPLTIRIFLALGLIAAGLIMVNRQARKLTPV; this is encoded by the coding sequence ATGGCCGCCGCCGCCATCATGGTCGGCCTGACCTTTTCCTGGGGCCTGAACTACGTCGCCGCCAAAATCTCCTACGCCGGCTACGACCCTGTCTTCCTGTCGATCGCGCGCTCGATCATCGGCGGCTTCTGCGTCTTCCTCTGGTGCCGCTGGCGCGGCATCGCGCTGTTCACGCGCGATGGCACATTGCTGGCCGGCATAGCCGTCGGCGTGCTTTTCGGCATCGAGTTCCTCTGCCTCTATGTCGGCCTGGAGCACACGACCGTTGCCCGCAACACGCTGCTGGTCAACACCATGCCGTTCTGGATGCTGATTGGCGGGCACTTCCTGCTTGGCGAACAAATCACCATGCGCAAGTTCCTTGGCCTGCTGCTGGCCTTCGCCGGCCTTGCCACCGTCTTTTCCGACAAGCTTGGCGGCGGGGACATGCTGTTCGGCGATCTGCTCAGTCTCGGCTCCGGATTTTTTTGGGCTTGGACCAATATCCTCATCAAGCGGTCGAAACTGGTCGAGGCGAGCGCGGAGAAACTGCTGCTCTATCAGCTCGCCGGCGCGGCGATCGTCGGCATATTGGTGCTGCCTCTCGCCGGGCCGCCAGTACGTGACCCGTCCTTGTTGCCGACATTGGCGCTGCTTTTCCAGGCGATCTACATCGTCGCTTTCACCTATGTCCTGTGGTTCTGGCTGCTGCGCCGCTATCCAGCCTCCGGCCTGTCCAGCTTCACCTTCCTGTCGCCGGTTTTCGGCGTTTTGTGCGGCGCGATCATCTTGAACGAGCCGCTGACCATTCGCATTTTTCTGGCACTTGGCTTGATTGCGGCGGGGCTGATCATGGTCAACCGGCAGGCACGCAAGCTGACACCGGTGTGA
- a CDS encoding glutamine synthetase beta-grasp domain-containing protein codes for MTKYKLEYIWLDGYTPVPNLRGKTQVKEFAEFPTLEELPLWGFDGSSTMQAEGHSSDCVLKPVAVYPDPTRTNGVLVMCEVMMPDGVTPHASNKRATILDDEGAWFGFEQEYFFYKDGRPLGFPESGYPAPQGPYYTGVGYKNVGDVARQIVEDHLDLCLAAGINHEGINAEVAKGQWEFQIFGKGSKKAADQMWIARYLLLRLTEKYRIDIEFHCKPLGDTDWNGSGMHANFSTAYMREVGGKAYFESLMAQFDKNLMDHIAVYGPDNDKRLTGKHETAPWNKFSYGIADRGASIRVPHSFIKNDYKGYLEDRRPNSQGDPYQIASQILKTISEVATDAKVSAAA; via the coding sequence ATGACGAAATATAAGCTCGAGTACATTTGGCTCGATGGATACACCCCAGTCCCCAACCTTCGCGGCAAGACGCAGGTCAAGGAATTCGCCGAATTCCCGACGCTCGAAGAGCTGCCGCTGTGGGGCTTCGACGGTTCCTCCACGATGCAGGCCGAGGGCCACAGCTCCGATTGCGTGCTTAAGCCGGTCGCGGTTTATCCGGACCCGACCCGCACGAACGGCGTGCTGGTCATGTGCGAAGTCATGATGCCTGATGGTGTCACGCCGCACGCATCCAACAAGCGCGCCACTATCCTCGATGACGAGGGTGCGTGGTTCGGCTTCGAGCAGGAATATTTCTTCTACAAGGACGGCCGCCCGCTCGGCTTCCCGGAGAGCGGCTATCCCGCGCCGCAGGGCCCTTACTACACCGGCGTCGGCTACAAGAACGTTGGCGATGTCGCGCGCCAGATCGTCGAGGACCATCTCGACCTTTGCCTCGCCGCCGGCATCAACCATGAAGGCATCAACGCCGAAGTGGCCAAGGGCCAGTGGGAATTCCAGATTTTCGGCAAGGGCTCCAAGAAGGCCGCCGACCAGATGTGGATCGCCCGCTATCTGCTTCTGCGCCTCACGGAAAAGTACCGCATCGACATCGAGTTCCACTGCAAGCCGCTCGGCGATACCGACTGGAACGGCTCGGGCATGCATGCCAACTTCTCGACCGCCTATATGCGCGAAGTCGGCGGCAAGGCGTATTTCGAATCGCTGATGGCGCAGTTCGACAAGAACCTGATGGACCACATCGCCGTCTACGGCCCGGACAACGACAAGCGTCTGACCGGCAAGCATGAGACCGCACCGTGGAACAAGTTCAGCTACGGCATCGCCGACCGTGGTGCGTCGATCCGTGTGCCGCACTCCTTCATCAAGAATGACTACAAGGGTTATCTGGAAGACCGCCGCCCGAACTCGCAAGGCGACCCCTACCAGATCGCTTCGCAGATCCTGAAGACCATCTCGGAGGTTGCGACCGACGCGAAGGTCTCGGCCGCTGCCTGA
- the glnA gene encoding type I glutamate--ammonia ligase codes for MTTAKDIMKQIKDNDVKFVDLRFTDPKGKLQHVTMDVVEVEEDMFADGVMFDGSSIAGWKAINESDMVLMPDPDTVHMDPFFAQSTMVILCDILDPVSGESYNRDPRGTAKKAEAYMKAEGIGDQIFVGPEAEFFVFDDVKYKADPYNTGFKLDSTELPSNDDTDYETGNLGHRPRVKGGYFPVPPIDSAQDMRSEMLTVLAEMGVRVEKHHHEVAAAQHELGIKFDTLVRNADKMLIYKYVVHQVANAYGKTATFMPKPIFGDNGSGMHVHQSIWKGGKPTFAGNEYAGLSESCLFYIGGIIKHAKAINAFTNPLTNSYKRLVPGYEAPVLLAYSARNRSASCRIPFGSSPKAKRVEVRFPDPGANPYLAFAAMLMAGLDGIKNKIHPGQPMDKDLYDLPPKELKKIPTVCGSLREALQSLDKDRGFLKAGGVFDDDQIDSYIELKMAEVMRFEMTPHPVEYDMYYSV; via the coding sequence ATGACGACAGCCAAAGACATCATGAAGCAGATCAAGGACAACGACGTGAAATTCGTCGACCTGCGCTTCACCGACCCGAAGGGCAAGCTGCAGCACGTAACGATGGATGTCGTCGAGGTCGAGGAAGACATGTTTGCCGATGGCGTCATGTTCGATGGCTCGTCGATTGCCGGCTGGAAGGCCATCAACGAGTCCGATATGGTGCTGATGCCCGATCCGGACACGGTCCATATGGACCCGTTCTTCGCCCAGTCGACCATGGTCATCCTATGCGACATCCTCGATCCGGTTTCGGGCGAATCCTACAACCGCGACCCGCGCGGCACCGCCAAGAAGGCCGAGGCCTACATGAAGGCCGAAGGCATCGGCGACCAGATCTTCGTCGGCCCAGAGGCCGAGTTCTTCGTGTTCGATGACGTCAAGTACAAGGCCGACCCCTACAACACCGGCTTCAAGCTCGATTCCACCGAACTGCCGTCCAATGACGACACCGACTACGAGACCGGCAACCTTGGCCACCGCCCGCGCGTCAAGGGCGGCTATTTCCCGGTGCCGCCGATCGACAGCGCGCAGGACATGCGCTCCGAGATGCTGACCGTGCTCGCCGAAATGGGCGTGCGCGTCGAAAAGCATCACCATGAGGTCGCCGCCGCTCAGCACGAGCTCGGTATCAAGTTCGACACGCTGGTCCGCAACGCCGACAAGATGCTGATCTACAAGTATGTCGTGCACCAGGTCGCCAACGCCTACGGCAAGACGGCCACCTTCATGCCGAAGCCGATCTTCGGCGACAATGGCTCGGGCATGCACGTCCACCAGTCGATCTGGAAGGGTGGCAAGCCGACCTTCGCCGGCAATGAATATGCCGGCCTGTCGGAAAGCTGCCTGTTCTACATCGGCGGCATCATCAAGCACGCCAAGGCGATCAACGCGTTCACCAACCCGCTGACCAACTCCTACAAGCGTCTGGTGCCGGGCTATGAGGCGCCGGTGCTGCTCGCCTATTCGGCACGCAACCGCTCGGCCTCCTGCCGCATCCCGTTCGGCTCGTCGCCGAAGGCCAAGCGCGTCGAGGTCCGCTTCCCCGATCCGGGCGCGAACCCCTACCTCGCCTTCGCCGCCATGCTGATGGCCGGCCTCGACGGCATCAAGAACAAGATCCATCCCGGCCAGCCGATGGACAAGGATCTCTACGACCTGCCGCCGAAGGAGCTGAAGAAGATCCCGACCGTCTGCGGTTCGCTGCGTGAAGCGCTGCAGAGCCTCGACAAGGACCGCGGCTTCCTGAAGGCCGGCGGCGTCTTCGACGACGACCAGATCGACAGCTACATCGAGCTGAAGATGGCCGAAGTGATGCGCTTCGAAATGACCCCGCATCCGGTCGAATACGACATGTACTACTCGGTGTAA
- a CDS encoding MFS transporter, which translates to MAMASTAGGTSRGMTREEKKVIFASSLGTVFEWYDFYLYGSLAAFIGSTFFSPAIPEATRNIFALLAFAAGFLVRPFGALLFGRIGDLVGRKYTFLVTMTIMGLSTFLVGLLPGYATLGIAAPVILIGLRMLQGLALGGEYGGAATYVAEHAPDDRRGFYTSWIQTTATLGLFLSLIVILIVQGSLSKETYANWGWRIPFIVSFLLLAVSIWIRLSLSESPTFQKMKDEGKGSKAPLSEAFGQWKNAKIALLALLGLTAGQAVVWYNGQFYALFFLQNVLKVDAQSVNIMIAAALALGSIFFVVFGWLSDKIGRKPIIMAGLALAIVCTFPLFKALTWAANPALAKAQQSTRATVTAAPGDCKFQFNPVGTAKFTTSCDIATSFLTKNSVPYDVVSTAAAGTAASVKIGTETVASYDAVAAGDQAKAKDAAFVKAVNMSLQDGGYPLKRAAIKVADQKLEAFIAANPELKLDAAAIRGGEKAAVPTDQAVKDKLLTADEAAGAPEVTVYNIPGGGAFAMFADPAAVNWPMTIGILFILVLFVTMVYGPIAAILVEMFPTRIRYTGMSLPYHIGNGWFGGLLPATVFALSAYKGDIYYGLWYPVVIAAITLVIGMIFVKDTLGTDLHAKQ; encoded by the coding sequence ATGGCAATGGCATCGACCGCCGGCGGAACGAGCCGCGGCATGACGCGGGAAGAGAAGAAGGTCATCTTCGCTTCCTCGCTCGGCACCGTTTTCGAATGGTATGATTTCTATCTCTACGGCTCACTGGCGGCCTTCATCGGTTCGACCTTTTTCAGCCCGGCCATTCCCGAGGCGACGCGCAACATCTTCGCGCTGCTGGCCTTCGCTGCCGGCTTCCTTGTCCGCCCGTTCGGGGCGCTGTTGTTCGGTCGCATTGGCGATCTTGTCGGCCGCAAATACACATTCCTCGTCACCATGACGATCATGGGCCTGTCGACCTTCCTGGTCGGTCTGCTGCCCGGCTATGCGACCTTGGGCATCGCCGCTCCGGTGATCTTGATCGGCCTGCGCATGCTGCAGGGCCTGGCGCTCGGCGGCGAATACGGTGGTGCGGCGACCTATGTTGCCGAGCACGCACCCGATGATCGCCGCGGCTTCTACACGTCCTGGATCCAGACGACGGCGACACTCGGCCTGTTCCTGTCGCTGATCGTCATCCTGATTGTCCAAGGGTCGTTGAGCAAGGAAACCTACGCCAATTGGGGCTGGCGCATTCCTTTCATCGTCTCTTTCCTGCTGCTCGCCGTTTCGATCTGGATCCGGTTGTCTCTCTCGGAGTCCCCGACCTTCCAGAAGATGAAGGACGAAGGGAAGGGCTCCAAGGCGCCGCTCTCGGAAGCCTTTGGCCAGTGGAAGAACGCCAAGATCGCCCTGCTGGCATTGCTCGGCCTCACCGCCGGTCAGGCCGTCGTCTGGTACAATGGCCAATTCTACGCACTGTTCTTCCTGCAGAACGTGCTGAAGGTCGACGCGCAGTCCGTCAACATCATGATCGCCGCCGCGCTGGCGCTTGGCTCGATCTTCTTCGTCGTGTTCGGCTGGCTGTCCGACAAGATCGGCCGCAAGCCGATCATCATGGCTGGCCTTGCGCTGGCCATCGTCTGCACCTTCCCGCTGTTCAAGGCATTGACCTGGGCCGCTAACCCGGCGCTCGCCAAGGCACAGCAGAGCACACGGGCAACGGTGACGGCAGCTCCTGGCGACTGCAAGTTCCAGTTCAATCCGGTCGGTACGGCGAAGTTCACGACGTCCTGCGACATCGCGACGTCATTCCTGACCAAGAACTCGGTCCCCTATGACGTGGTGTCGACCGCTGCGGCCGGAACGGCTGCGTCGGTCAAGATCGGTACGGAGACGGTGGCATCCTACGATGCGGTCGCCGCAGGCGATCAGGCCAAGGCCAAGGACGCCGCCTTCGTCAAGGCCGTCAACATGTCGCTGCAGGACGGCGGTTATCCGCTGAAGCGCGCGGCGATCAAGGTTGCGGACCAGAAGCTCGAGGCCTTCATCGCGGCCAATCCGGAACTGAAGCTCGATGCCGCCGCCATCCGCGGCGGCGAAAAGGCAGCCGTGCCAACCGACCAGGCGGTGAAGGACAAGCTTCTGACCGCCGATGAGGCAGCGGGCGCGCCTGAGGTCACCGTCTACAACATACCGGGCGGCGGCGCCTTTGCCATGTTCGCTGATCCAGCGGCGGTGAACTGGCCGATGACGATCGGTATCCTGTTCATCCTGGTTCTGTTCGTGACCATGGTTTATGGGCCGATCGCGGCGATCCTGGTCGAGATGTTCCCGACCCGCATCCGCTACACCGGCATGTCGTTGCCCTATCACATCGGCAATGGCTGGTTCGGCGGCCTGCTGCCGGCGACCGTGTTCGCGCTCAGTGCCTACAAGGGCGATATCTATTATGGCCTTTGGTATCCGGTGGTGATCGCGGCGATCACGCTGGTCATTGGCATGATCTTCGTCAAAGACACGCTCGGAACCGATCTGCACGCCAAGCAGTAG